A DNA window from Brassica napus cultivar Da-Ae chromosome C1, Da-Ae, whole genome shotgun sequence contains the following coding sequences:
- the BNAC01G15290D gene encoding protein ROH1, with protein sequence MPPATEFQGSFLSRISIRRNQIISMDVNHEQELEELEYFQKHVSDRFSELISPSSPSDQILSIPWLQNLLDVFMSCETEFKGVLSTVRISKSPSLERLLSEMLERILKALDICNAVVNGIDSVRQSRRLAEIAVTALKQRPLCDGSVRRAKRALASLVVGLNDDVKVRNNGSGGSSNQQRTTFRSWSFGQRSNVTVVGGGGSSGHVSKNWSATKQIQGMVANLVLPRGAEASGPAMPVYIMSSVMALVMWVLVAAVPCQTSNVLVAPLQLPKHQSWASAAVNIQERVGEEMKRKEKRFGGGGGLMEEMQRMEKIGLSLLEFTERFRFPAEETEEGEVAEKVEEMDEICRGMEVGLEDLQRQVREVFHGLVRSRLEIVSLLDQASAI encoded by the coding sequence ATGCCGCCGGCGACGGAGTTTCAAGGCTCATTCCTGAGCCGAATCAGCATCCGCCGCAACCAGATCATCTCCATGGACGTCAACCACGAGCAAGAGCTCGAAGAGCTCGAGTACTTTCAGAAACACGTCTCCGACCGTTTTTCGGAGCTAATCTCTCCATCTTCGCCGTCTGATCAGATCCTCTCGATCCCATGGCTACAGAACCTCCTCGACGTTTTCATGTCCTGCGAAACGGAGTTCAAAGGGGTCCTGTCCACGGTTCGGATCTCGAAGTCGCCGTCTTTAGAGAGGCTTTTATCAGAAATGCTCGAGAGGATTCTAAAGGCGCTTGATATATGTAACGCCGTTGTTAACGGTATTGATTCCGTTAGACAGAGCAGGCGTCTAGCGGAGATTGCCGTCACGGCGCTTAAACAGCGGCCGTTATGTGACGGGAGCGTTCGTAGAGCGAAACGTGCGTTAGCAAGCCTTGTCGTTGGGTTAAACGACGATGTGAAGGTTAGAAACAACGGAAGTGGCGGTAGTAGTAACCAGCAAAGGACAACGTTTAGGTCGTGGTCGTTTGGACAGCGCAGCAACGTCACCGTAGTAGGAGGTGGAGGATCGTCTGGCCACGTAAGCAAGAACTGGTCTGCGACGAAGCAGATTCAGGGGATGGTTGCTAATCTCGTCCTGCCACGTGGAGCAGAAGCTTCGGGACCGGCGATGCCGGTTTATATAATGAGCAGTGTTATGGCTCTTGTGATGTGGGTGCTAGTAGCTGCGGTTCCTTGTCAGACAAGCAACGTTCTCGTGGCGCCGTTGCAGCTTCCGAAGCACCAGAGCTGGGCTAGCGCCGCGGTGAACATTCAGGAGAGGGTTGGTGAAGAGATGAAACGGAAGGAGAAGCgttttggtggtggtggtgggttGATGGAAGAGATGCAGAGGATGGAGAAGATTGGGTTGTCTTTGTTGGAATTCACGGAGAGGTTTAGGTTTCCGGCAGAGGAAACGGAGGAGGGAGAAGTTGCGGAGAAAGTGGAAGAGATGGATGAGATTTGCCGAGGAATGGAAGTTGGATTGGAGGATTTGCAGAGACAAGTGAGAGAAGTGTTCCATGGATTGGTGAGAAGCAGGCTAGAGATTGTGTCTTTGCTTGATCAAGCTTCTGCAATCTaa
- the LOC106436548 gene encoding RRP12-like protein: MAAVEAEHQNRADETDEIPFKDGDSDICQQLMDRYAKSSASQHRHLVATAAAMRSILTSESLPPSPPAYFAAAISSLDSSTEDPMAVSALLTFLSIVVPLVPDGGISAAMAREAVGVLVKPIDGEGEKKLGVASLRAGVKCIGTLLVGFCDLDDWESIRIGFGSLLKFSIDKRPKVRRCAQECLEKLFGSLLSSTLIKEASDTLYALLKEHKSVLSELSSKKIVEGSKVESALKSENAEAAHVLNVLSATVPFLSAEVSSCVFSELCKLMGSQFSPLTRQILKAIDTIFKSSEDTVVVPEIEGVITSLTGYVSLHEKNPADTVLHVSTLLKSALEKANSTEATLCLRQLPLVCGSLAGLLTSEDDVASQASVILKDLISSYIDTDNLLTEKSLSSEDEDNLAGGDNINAARSVCTVFESTLNSCDGIPKEHILTVTGLLIEKLGGISYILAKDIILKLADMMKNAAGGTSSSQYVQQCIGAAVVAMGPVKLLTLLPITLHAESHSCTNAWLIPILRRHIVGASLEYYVDHIVPLAKSLMLTSKEAKKSGHGKTLRTCGHELLKLLPAFCNYPIDVPQKFGSLVKLMVKFIKKKSFMHEAVAVSLQMLVNQNKRKPKPSTDMDDEENANISEDAKPEVDSRFHYSKKASVKNMKTLASSSAELLQTLVDVLTASGTQISADFKVAIGCLASTLDSSVRKKILISLLNKFDPAGESEIEGQVNQSNDSNDEEKDNNSATKTQLKRSAVLDLASSFVEGAKEDLIELIYNLVRQSFQATDEADLRGAYNTLSRILEEHGWFCSSHFAEVIEMLLSHKTPEDEASSKSRFACFHVLMAHGIQSSSEEENEKAFLILNEMILTLKDGKEEHRKAACDALVMVYTTLKNSSSMNSDELCPKLINMISGYISGTSPHIRSGAVSALSVLIYKDPEICLSSPELLSSVLSLLHTKSIEIIKAVLGFVKVLVSTSQAQDLQSLLQNLLYEILPWSSVSRHYFKSKVTIIVEIMIRKCGTRAVQLATPDKHKSFLQTVLENRSSKAKDKDETNDSQTTFIDSSREPRKRNHSSETTAKQDGGKEHNKFKRHKNTHHSDTNGRTGPKRPGTRNFGKHREASGNNHKSGKDTRKPNRFRKAS, translated from the exons ATGGCCGCCGTTGAAGCAGAGCACCAAAACAGAGCAGACGAAACCGACGAGATCCCCTTCAAAGATGGCGACTCCGACATCTGCCAGCAGCTCATGGACCGTTACGCTAAGTCCTCCGCCTCCCAGCACCGCCACCTCGTCGCCACCGCCGCCGCAATGCGTTCGATTCTCACGTCGGAGTCCCTTCCTCCGTCTCCTCCTGCTTACTTCGCAGCTGCTATATCCTCGCTGGATTCTTCCACTGAGGATCCAATGGCGGTTTCTGCTCTGCTTACGTTCTTGTCTATAGTCGTTCCTCTGGTTCCCGACGGAGGAATCTCAGCTGCTATGGCTCGTGAGGCTGTGGGTGTTCTTGTGAAGCCAATTGATGGAGAAGGGGAGAAGAAGCTAGGTGTTGCTAGCTTGAGAGCTGGTGTGAAGTGTATTGGGACTTTGCTCGTTGGGTTTTGCGATTTGGATGATTGGGAATCTATTCGAATTGGGTTTGGTTCACTTCTCAAATTCTCCATTGATAAACGTCCAAAG GTTAGAAGATGCGCTCAAGAGTGTTTGGAGAAGCTATTTGGTTCTCTCCTGTCATCTACCCTTATCAAGGAAGCAAGTGATACGTTATACGCTTTACTTAAAGAACATAAGTCTGTTCTGTCTGAACTAAGCTCGAAAAAGATTGTGGAAGGTTCTAAGGTTGAGTCGGCTTTGAAATCTGAGAACGCAGAGGCTGCACATGTGCTAAATGTTCTCAGTGCTACAGTTCCTTTTCTCTCTGCGGAAGTTAGTTCTTGCGTTTTCTCGGAACTTTGTAAGCTTATGGGGTCTCAGTTCTCGCCGCTGACGAGGCAGATTCTCAAAGCGATTGATACTATCTTCAAGAGTTCAGAAGATACAGTTGTTGTTCCTGAGATTGAAGGAGTCATAACTTCTTTGACTGGTTATGTATCTTTACACGAGAAGAATCCTGCTGACACTGTCCTTCATGTGAGTACCTTGTTGAAAAGTGCTTTGGAGAAAGCCAACTCAACCGAAGCGACATTGTGTCTAAGGCAACTTCCACTAGTTTGTGGGTCATTGGCAG GTCTTCTGACTTCCGAGGACGATGTTGCATCCCAGGCCTCAGTTATATTGAAAGATTTGATCAGCAGCTACATTGATACAGATAATCTTCTGACCGAGAAAAGCTTGTCTAGTGAAGATGAGGATAACTTAGCCGGTGGAGACAATATAAATGCAGCAAGAAGTGTATGCACTGTCTTTGAGAGTACACTTAACTCATGTGATGGAATTCCAAAGGAGCACATTTTAACTGTCACAGGTCTTTTGATTGAGAAACTTG GAGGCATTTCATATATTCTCGCAAAGGATATCATTTTAAAGCTTGCAGACATGATGAAAAACGCAGCTGGAGGTACTTCTAGCTCACAATAT GTTCAACAATGCATTGGGGCTGCAGTGGTTGCCATGGGGCCAGTGAAGCTACTAACACTTCTTCCTATCACCCTTCATGCTGAGAGTCACTCATGCACAAATGCTTGGCTAATTCCTATCTTAAGAAGACATATTGTTGGGGCATCTCTTGAGTATTACGTTGACCACATTGTTCCCCTTGCAAAATCATTGATGCTTACTTCTAAAGAAG CTAAAAAGTCAGGTCACGGGAAAACGTTGCGGACATGTGGACATGAGCTGCTGAAACTGTTACCTGCCTTTTGTAACTACCCAATTGATGTGCCCCAGAAATTTGGATCTTTAGTGAAGCTGATGGTTaagtttataaagaaaaaatcttTCATGCATGAAGCCGTGGCCGTTTCTCTGCAG ATGCTTGTAAATCAGAATAAAAGAAAACCTAAGCCCAGTACAGATATGGACGACGAagaaaacgccaatataagtgaAGATGCTAAACCAGAGGTTGATAGTAGATTCCACTATTCGaagaaggcttcagtgaagaaCATGAAGACTTTGGCATCCAGCTCGGCGGAGCTGCTTCAAACTCTTGTCGATGTATTAACTGCCTCAGGCACGCAGATCAGTGCAGACTTTAAG GTTGCAATTGGATGCTTAGCTTCTACTCTGGATTCTTCAGTGAGGAAAAAGATTCTAATTTCCTTGCTAAATAAGTTTGATCCTGCTGGTGAGAGTGAAATTGAAGGGCAGGTCAATCAGTCTAATGATTCAAATGATGAAGAGAAAGACAACAACAGTGCTACAAAGACACAGTTAAAGAG GAGTGCTGTCCTGGATCTTGCATCTTCATTTGTGGAAGGAGCCAAAGAAGACCTTATTGAACTGATATATAATCTCGTCCGCCAAAGTTTCCAA GCCACTGATGAGGCTGATCTTCGTGGGGCTTATAATACACTGAGTAGAATTCTAGAG GAACATGGCTGGTTTTGTTCATCTCATTTTGCAGAGGTCATAGAGATGTTACTCAGCCATAAAACTCCGGAGGATGAAGCATCTTCTAAAAGTCGATTTGCATGTTTCCACGTCCTAATGGCTCATGGAATTCAG TCAAGCTCCGAGGAGGAGAATGAGAAGGCTTTCCTTATCCTGAACGAAATGATCCTTACACTTAAAGAT GGGAAAGAAGAACATAGGAAAGCAGCTTGTGATGCACTGGTTATGGTATATACCACCTTGAAAAATTCATCATCTATGAACAGTGATGAACTTTGTCCCAAACTGATTAACATG ATAAGTGGTTACATTTCTGGAACATCACCACACATAAGGAGTGGAGCAGTGTCTGCGTTATCTGTCTTGATATACAAAGACCCTGAGATCTGCCTGTCGTCACCGGAGCTTCTTTCCTCTGTTTTATCATTGCTTCACACCAAATCCATTGAGATTATAAAA GctgttttgggttttgtgaaagTTTTAGTCTCGACATCGCAAGCTCAGGACTTGCAGAGTCTACTGCAGAACCTCTTATATGAGATCCTCCCCTGGTCATCTGTTTCCAGACACTACTTTAAATCAAAG GTAACGATCATAGTTGAGATTATGATAAGGAAGTGTGGTACCCGTGCAGTCCAACTAGCGACACCAGACAAGCACAAGAGTTTCCTCCAGACAGTTTTAGAG AACCGTTCGAGCAAAGCAAAAGACAAAGACGAAACCAATGATTCACAGACTACATTCATCGACTCCTCGAGAGA GCCAAGGAAAAGAAATCATTCATCAGAAACAACAGCCAAACAAGACGGTGGCAAAGAACACAACAAATTCAAACGTCATAAGAACACACATCATTCAGACACTAACGGAAGAACAGGACCAAAGCGCCCCGGTACCAGAAACTTCGGCAAACATAGGGAAGCTTCTGGAAACAATCACAAGTCAGGAAAAGACACACGGAAGCCTAACAGATTCAGAAAAGCATCATGA